The Besnoitia besnoiti strain Bb-Ger1 chromosome IV, whole genome shotgun sequence genome contains a region encoding:
- a CDS encoding hypothetical protein (encoded by transcript BESB_056170): MRWGWKVDGLPRLVPRSRRRRELLRLWRFCAEKKPPSLLPLAVALVRLCPSALRSEELCVYRRFERLFYHLHVHLTRVCAKHSAGASSSTRGRGRQATTKGDFSSLGALLSARARVTPCVDSLLEALFEAKQSQRPDRPPSPAAALLAGGGGRPETRRSAAGSVAPSLVSCQRVRAGSEDGAGEGLEILESRPAASIGRAHGGGQLRAHLFSLFDLLQRRMPAFSRLHRMRLRRRLRKTGALLTRALQQAPEARGSRGRVLRQGSAEGGRREALYGVAGDWRQDAGGIENEGQPRWQEAIPAAAPRRSLTEGERGDDNRPAHRAETDGGEGKEDQTERGADASAAGSPQGCRRELGNGLEGAAESGGEGDETPPQSANPLRGQQPPSRGFNVSPFWSSHGLAFVPPELRIQRRACNLLRALRRADSPRVASQLIARLLKLPVVASAREAPRAASAAAASSPPRVPLAVVSARGGKGSARARRGSEDGRPDAEFAQAVFGALYMRALADTQRLGAWAASRRLWQETLRLAASARQRERFWRETVSLMGSTEALLAGVVGGCRALAHCVGRRGSRAAEKANCEREADAPESCLALLSYFASLFGPRVVVSTPSRTEADARENAEETRDHRERRGERETRQGNHARDGKLEVPPRDACEARERKRGGGQETSQAKHAAAFAREIARARSLIVASILEAHLRRGDAHRATLRGLEFLEERGILPRHAADGPSSMSPAALLLEDAQAVEKLLQAFALAGRAREALALLRLTLPQLTAALRGAWKNAFLFGRGEEEGFEQEALATSGGSAAEATDARRSVEEPEEGARRGEEEARGDTREAEGDRAAQRALGDEACNAGEDADAAEAGRSERQATDAFREDMDRLPDAARLLAPLFSSSSSASRSLDARLRQELARTAPAAAFSSPSGALPWLGCAAFKSAASSQPLPGPLLLLIECQQALRRATQRVLEATEAAAIAHKAREDRTGAGASPGCRERDDSEGHETEGDKDEGHATEGDGDRGDGESEATRETEREIAGGEALEETKEEGQAEVTRAGEREVSADVLSLVRLTRETLQCLLGREGGVRSACEGIRAAAEGGEAAAQKAQGRVQSSYGAGGGASAEDKTTCSPGRRAEHEFEPAESRDAPATGGAKSKEEREQQRSAEKSASGTPETAARSRPQGRETRLGEDLKLEMEEILGVLPDADFVTQGLVVSILEGAGLTAEALKALDSFASAAAADSQAGASAGDAPPNRAETAAAAPDSAKNRSNEDLCDCGEAEEARAEEASAARGEEATAARGRKAFWESQPPRPEPGSAFTRQLRAQWRRRLDAERRHGETRDAASARAGRLGCRRSVAASTAPLPFQFTDFCAKLCRRRQNAEAALLRVLRGNASPSPEKDVLMRAEAEWRREEQRGMTAGSQAPEETPASGGRRERGSAAAALGSPCSAELHPRPSASSASCRPDWASAAAAREREALRQALVEALERRQRRQKWRRDLLLSSRVRTRMRWAGALNTPSSLPPPSSSSSLSSPPSPPSPPSSPSSPSSPSSLSSFASALSCVERAWLREGLVGPLEAVGGLVTRARAARDFPRVVALFWALFAQRARRERPRFPPRRARPRGGAEGETAEGAERRAATEGRSNGEPGADREAPRAAAEAAEAAEAAEAKAGAGREARLAREETESPEGRGGGDATLEDLAFHRAVHAAMEAYEALGLTDLAQDVAALVLRRGAVSPAEAEAQLGRETAAQGPRRANETERLRESSQGEAPLPPAGSATLSLAAPSLLHVACPLCMPPSSSADALPQVTIDDCNAFLAFLCCRMRHLCLAGLTPVSAHSLQRDSPPREGLSSSPSLASPAEGGGGSTDAAATDEGSLADSARGEREEADASVEELRGLAEELVKRMLHDKTWPDPDERTLCALVRLACLSGDAPSLLDLLRAQTRLRFSLSRLDAEAALGSTALRRLWALRSSEGERASAVASGDASASGRSSAPPQSRGDSGRMLAALKSFLLRGDGRDRRKDMPSRGGRGEGSVSCGLARQVLGVLERRLTRRRETTLPAETGSEGESEAGRATFRSLLGDRVHSEDLAEGGCRGSRERENRFSSPGGEEEGEAECATERDADGGQRGGEEGAGQAKAGAWTGRGEESCEEQESEDLTVKTDLVAWLSVNDLWQLLPQVVRWGSPESPRRKRTNGLAQEAKRENGDSLTREGAGAAANVGLQIDLRHVPPMLVEAALTAMEPGLEREIEKLKSGELAFLFFTPGAYPSRVAGARLDNLRRTAEVFSFFQRVRRPAAQSSCNSPPPLSRLARWAVSLRRHPRLRDSLLLEPLAATSAHAVPEAAENLPTETPV; the protein is encoded by the exons ATGCGATGGGGCTGGAAGGTTGAcggccttccgcggcttGTCCCTCGCAGCAG gcgacggcgcgagttGCTTCGGCTGTGGCGTTTCTGTGCGGAGAAAAagcctccttctcttcttccgcttgcTGTGGCGCTCGTTCGTCTGTgcccctctgcgctgcggtCTGAGGAACTCTGCGTCTATCGGCGCTTTGAAAG GCTATTCTATCACCTGCATGTGCATCTtactcgcgtctgcgcgaagcacagtgccggcgcgtcttcttccacgcgaggccgcggccgccaggcaACGACAAAAGGGGACTTTTCCTCCCTgggcgccctcctctccgcgcgcgctcgtgTGACGCCGTGCGTCGACTCGCTCCTGGAGGCTTTATTTGAAGCGAAGCAGTCTCAGAGGCCCGAtcggcctccgtcgcccgctgccgccctgctGGCTGGTGGGGGCGGACGcccggagacgcgccgcagcgccgcgggctcggtcgcgccctcgcttGTCTCTTGCCAACGAGTGCGAGCCGGAAGCGAAGACGGAGCGGGTGAAGGCCTCGAAATTTTGGAGAGCCGTCCCGCAGCGAGCATCGGGCGCGCACACGGAGGAGGGCAGTTGCGCGCGCAccttttctcgctctttgACCTCCTTCAGCGCCGGATGCCAGCCTTCTCCCGCCTCCACCGCatgcgcctccggcgccgcttGCGGAAGACTGGCGCGCTGCTaacgcgcgcgctgcagcaggcgcctgaggctcgcggcagccgcggaagagtCTTGAGGCAGGGCTCTGCcgagggcgggcggcgagaggcgctctACGGAGTGGCGGGCGACTGGCGACAGGACGCAGGTGGGATCGAAAACGAAGGACAGCCTCGCTGGCAAGAGGCGAtaccggccgccgcgccacgcCGAAGCCTGACGGAAGGAGAGCGGGGTGATGACAACCGCCCCGCGCATagagcggagacagacggcggagaaggcaaaGAAGATCAGaccgagcgaggcgcagacgcgagcgccgctggGAGCCCGCAGGGCTGCAGGAGGGAGCTCGGCAACGGGCttgaaggcgcggcggagagcggaggcgaaggcgacgaaacGCCGCCTCAGTCTGCGAACCCGCTCCGCGGACAGCAGCCCCCTTCGCGGGGCTTCAACGTCTCGCCGTTCTGGAGCTCACACG GGCTCGCCTTCGTTCCCCCTGAGCTGCGGATTCAGCGTCGCGCCTGCAACCTCCtccgggcgctgcggcgcgcggattcgccacgcgtcgcctcgcagctgaTTGCGCGCCTCCTGAAGCTTCCAGTCGTCGCGTCGGCTCgagaggcgcctcgcgctgcctctgcagctgcggcttcctcccCTCCCCGGGTGCCTCTCGCAGTTGtgagcgcgcgaggagggaagggcagcgcgcgcgcgcggcgtggaaGCGAAGACGGGCGACCAGACGCGGAGTTCGCGCAGGCCGTTTTCGGGGCGCTGTACATGCGAGCCTTGGCAGACACTCAACGCCTGGGCGCGTGGGCCGCGAGCCGGCGCCTGTGGCAAGAGACGCTGCGA CTGGCCGcttccgcgaggcagcgcgagcgcttCTGGAGAGAGACTGTCTCCCTGATGGGCTCCACTGAGGCCCTGTTGGCAGGCGTCGTGGGGGGctgtcgcgcgctcgcgcactgcgtagggaggcgaggctcgcgagccgcggagaaggcgaactgcgagcgagaggcggacgcgccggagTCCTGTCTCGCGCTCTTGAGTTACTTCGCTTCGCTGTTTGgtccgcgcgtcgtcgtttcGACGCCTTCAAGAaccgaagcagacgcgcgggagaacgcagaagagacgcgcgaccaccgcgagcgccgaggggagagagagacgaggcagggCAATCACGCCAGGGATGGCAAGCTCGAGGTTCCACCGAGagacgcgtgcgaggcgagagagaggaagaggggCGGCGGCCAGGAGACAAGCCAGGCgaagcacgcggcggcgtttgCGCGCGAGATCGCGCGAGCCAGGTCTCTCATCGTCGCGTCCATCCTGGAGGCACAcctgaggcgcggcgacgcgcacagGGCGACTCTGCGCGGCTTGGAGTTCctcgaagagagaggaattTTGCCGCGACACGCTGCCGATGGACCCAGCTCTATGTCCCCCGCCGCGTTGCTCTTGGAAGACGCACAGGCCGTggagaagctgctgcaggcgttcGCCCTGGCGggcagggcgcgcgaggcgctcgccctcctccgcctcactctgccgcagctgaccgccgcgctgcggggAGCGTGGAAGAATGCATTCCTAttcggccgcggagaagaagagggttTTGAACAGGAGGCCCTGGCGACGAGCGGAGGCTCAGCGGCAGAGGCcacagacgcgcgacgcagcgttGAAGAACCTGAGGAAGGAGCGCGtaggggagaggaggaagctcgcggcgacacgcgggaggcagaaggcgaccgcgcagcgcagagagcccTGGGAGATGAAGCGTGCAACGCAGGCGAAGATGCAGATGCCGCCGAGGCAGGAAGGAgtgagaggcaggcgacagacgcgTTTCGCGAGGACATGGATCGCCTGCCtgacgcggcgcgtctcctcgcgcccctcttctcttcgtcttcttctgcttcgcgctcactcgacgcgcgcctgcgtcaggAGCTTGCGCGCactgcgccggccgcagcgtTTTCGAGTCCCTCCGGTGCGTTGCCGTGGCTCGGCTGTGCGGCGTTCAAGtcggcggcttcctcgcagcctctccccgggccgcttctgctgctAATCGAATGCCAGCAAGCCCtccggcgagcgacgcagcgcgtcTTGGAGGCGACCGAAGCCGCGGCAATTGCGCATAAAGCGCGAGAGGACCGAACAGGAGCAGGGGCTTCCCCGGGCTGCCGCGAACgagacgacagcgaaggACACGAAACAGAAGGAGACAAAGACGAAGGACACGCAACtgaaggagacggcgacagaggagaTGGAGAGAGTGAAGCTACGAGGGAAACAGAGAGGGAGATCGCGGGTGGAGAGGCGCTGgaagagacgaaggaagAGGGTCAGGCAGAGGTGACGAGAGCAGGCGAACGCGAAGTTTCGGCTGACGTCCTTTCTCTTGTGCGGCTGACGCGGGAGACTCTTCAGTGCCTGTTGGGACGAGAGGGTGGAGTTCGTTCAGCGTGCGAAGGAATTCGTGCGGCGGCTgaaggaggagaggccgccgcgcagaaggcgcagggaAGAGTCCAGTCGTCGTACggagcaggcggcggagcgtcCGCGGAAGACAAGACGACGTGCAGCCCTGGACGTCGAGCAGAGCACGAATTCGAGCCGGCAGAGAGTCGAGACGCCCCAGCGACAGGAGGCGCGAAGAGCAAAGAGGAACGGGAGCAGCAGAGAAGCGCAGAAAAAAGTGCATCGGGCACGCCAGAAactgccgcgcgctcgcggccacaggggcgagagacgcgccttGGAGAAGACTTGAAGCTCGAAATGGAAGAAATTTTGGGCGTTTTGCCCGATGCTGATTTCGTCACGCAAGGCCTCGTCGTGAGCATCCTCGAAGGCGCGGGACTGACGGCCGAGGCGCTCAAAGCTCTCgactccttcgcctccgctgctgcagcggacagccaggcgggcgcctcggcgggagacgcgccgcccaaTCGAGCcgagacagcagcggcagcgccagaCAGCGCCAAGAATCGTTCAAACGAGGACTTGTGCGActgcggagaggcagaggaagctcgcgcagaggaggcgagtgCAGCGCGTGGTGAGGAAGCGACCGCTGCGCGGGGCCGCAAGGCCTTTTGGGAGTCTCAGCCCCCGAGGCCCGAGCCGGGAAGCGCCTTCACAAGGCAGCTACGCGCGCAgtggcgccggcgactcgacgcggagcggaggcacggagagactcgcgatgcggcgagcgcgcgcgcggggcggctTGGATGCCGTCGCTCGGTGGCCGCGTCCACGGCTCCGCTGCCTTTCCAGTTCACAGACTTTTGCGCGAAGCTctgccgaaggcgacagaacgccgaggcggcgctgctgcgcgtcctcaGGGGAAACGCGTCACCGTCACCTGAGAAGGACGTTTTGATgcgcgcggaagcagagtggaggcgcgaggagcaACGCGGCATGACGGCAGGCTCGCAGGCACCCGAAGAAACGCCCGCaagcggagggagacgagaaCGAGgctcagccgccgccgccctcgggtCTCCCTGTAGCGCAGAGCTGCAcccgcggccgtcggcgtcctctgcgtcttgtcGGCCGGActgggcgagcgcggctgcggcgcgcgagcgcgaggcgctgcggcaggcgttGGTGGAAGCTctggagcggcggcagcggcgacaaaAGTGGCGCCGCGACCTCTTGCTCTCTAGCAGAGTGcggacgcgcatgcgctgggCGGGCGCTCTCAACACcccctcttcgctgcctccgccttcctcgtcgtcatccctctcctcccctccctcccctccctcccctccctcctctccgtcgtctccctcctctccgtcgtctctctcttcgtttgCGTCGGCGCTGTCCTGCGTCGAGCGCGCGTGGctccgcgagggcctcgtGGGTCCGCTGGAGGCGGTCGGGGGCCTCGTgacccgcgcgcgggccgcgcgcgacttcccgcgcgtcgtcgcactCTTCTGGGCTCTGTttgcgcagcgggcgaggcgcgagaggccgcgatTCCCTCCGCGAAGGGCTCGCCCCAGGGGCGGAGCcgaaggagagacagcagagggggcggagaggcgcgcggcgacagagggACGCTCAAACGGAGAGCCgggcgccgaccgcgaggcgccgcgtgccgctgcggaggcggcggaggcggcggaggcggcagaggcgaaggccggcgcaggacgcgaagcacgtctcgcgcgcgaggagacggagagccCGGAGGGACGtgggggaggcgacgcgacgtTGGAAGACCTCGCGTTTCATCGCGCAGTCCACGCGGCCATGGAGGCGTACGAAGCGCTTGGCTTGACAGATCTCGCGCAGGACGTGGCGGCGCTTGTGCTTCGGCGCGGGGCTGTGTCGCCTgccgaggccgaggcgcagctagggagagagacggcggcgcaggggccgCGCAGAGCAAATGAGACAGAACGTCTGCGCGAGTCAAGCCAAGGCGAAGcaccgctgccgccagcgggGAGCGCGaccctctcgctcgctgcgccgtctctcctgcACGTCGCCTGTCCTCTCTGCATGCCGCCTTCAtcgtctgcggacgcgctgccgcaAGTCACAATCGACGACTGCAACGCGTTTCTCGCATTCCTCTGTTGCCGCATGCGCcatctctgcctcgccggcctcaCGCCGGTTTCCGCGCACTCTTTGCAGCGGGAcagtccgccgcgcgagggtcTTTCTTCGAGTCCTTCactcgcttcgcctgcagaggggggaggcggctccacagacgcagccgcgacagACGAAGGAAGCCTGGCAGACTCggcgaggggagagagagaagaagcagacgcgagcgtGGAGGAATTACGAGGCCTCGCTGAGGAGCTCGTCAAGCGCATGCTGCACGACAAGACTTGGCCTGATCCCGACGAG CGGACCCTTTGCGCGCTtgtgcgtctcgcctgcctctcgggggacgcgccttcgcttctggACCTCCTGCGCGCCCAGACGCGTCTTCggttctccctctctcgcctcgacgcagaggccgccctcggctcgacggcgctgcgccgcctgtgGGCGCTGCGTTCTTCTGAAGGTGAAAGGGCGTCTGCCgtcgcgagcggagacgcctcagcgtctgggcgctcgtctgcgccgcctcagtCGCGTGGAGACTCAGGTCGGATGCTGGCGGCGCTCAAGAGCTTCCTGCTGCGGGGGGACGGccgagacagaagaaaagaCATGCCGAGTCgtggcggcagaggcgaaggcagcgtgTCGTgcgggctcgcgcgccaggTCCTCGGGGTTCTGGAGAGGCGCctgacgaggagacgagagacgaCCTTACCAGCAGAGACAggaagcgagggagagagcgaggccggTCGCGCGActttccgctctctcctgGGAGATCGCGTGCACTCAGAGGAcctcgcggagggcggctgCCGGGGCTCAAGAGAACGAGAGAACCGATTTTCGTCGccaggcggcgaggaggaaggcgaggccgagtGTGCGACGGAGAGGGACGCAGACGGGGggcagagggggggagaggaaggagctGGGCAAGCAAAAGCCGGCGCGTGGACgggcagaggagaagagtcCTGCGAAGAacaggagagcgaagacctCACTGTGAAGACAGACCTTGTGGCGTGGCTCAGCGTCAATGACTTgtggcagctgctgccgcaagTCGTGCGGTGGGGGTCACccgagtctccgcgcaggAAAAGAACGAACGGActggcgcaggaggcgaagcgagaaaacggAGACTCTCTCACGCGCGAAGGAGCGGGGGCAGCCGCAAACGTCGGGCTTCAAATCGACCTGCGGCACGTCCCACCGATGCTCGTTGAAGCTGCGTTGACCGCGATGGAGCCTGGCCTCGAGAGAGAAATCGAAAAACTGAAAAGCGGCGAG CTcgcctttcttttcttcaCTCCCGGCGCGTACCCGTCCCGCGTGGCGGGCGCTCGGCTCGACAACCTGCGCCGCACCGCGGAggtcttttcttttttccagcgagtgcggcggccggcggcccAGAGCAGCTGcaactcgccgccgcctctctccc GACTCGCGCGCtgggctgtctctctccgccgccacccgcgcctgcgcgactcGCTGCTCCTGGAGCCCCTCGCCGCGACctcggcgcatgcagtccCCGAAGCAGCGGAGAATCTGCCGACTGAAACCCCGGTGTAG
- a CDS encoding hypothetical protein (encoded by transcript BESB_056180), translated as MADSEQPGESEAQLSLRLLGPFARPLESSRLVFPSRWSAESGSQDVKRRKTRGRIVSPSVASESDEEPTCASDPCAACSDTRAPALPNAGTISHGARVVCGSVASSFSFRRLPSPAPDSSLSCSSSSSASSPSSPHFASRCDWWLDGSRAAGEGADAAAESLAKQRFALSFSPPSGSRESLDWCTSCVTRPSSSSASCCPHPPASPLAGAPLALSPSASLDSPLLSPASPRQSPPSASPALWRDPLVLFLVVGNFFIYVDRGVIPGTSVELAAFVASTTTTASPDTLLGLLQACFVAGLSLGSPCFGHAVHFLPPFLLLAAGLGVWATALLLAALAQPANCFALLVGGRLLSGVGEAAFVAIAFPFLASYAEKRANEEERPPAARPVEPHPPPREAAEAEAGTRGEIARKKRRRKGSEGREGEGASLLKGAVQPNARVGTGHSTAASSAPSASTECVATALNADSAPQSPCARAPPPPLLPAASRLQGASAPAVTLRPPRKKTSQGAVLGVFLCMLPLGVASGIAWSASLTRLLPSGWAAAYAFLSVFGLVLSLTAYAVHRSLAAAQGAARGAARRSSLPPRRRRERDGEHARLGEGETLSGASSRPSRGRHRGGPPDLRVEGRDAHRHASASDLARRDAEARSWFYSASSACPNRFSPSASRSPCPPSPPSSPTGVASQAPAASLSEETRVLLSRPAFICLSLSGASYAAVVQGLATFAANFLLALGLFRSELHAGLTAGVLAASAGLTGTALGGWLVDCCSDVDESLAAEDGQAQGAGAARALRGTNRSGGEESEEGGVAPSSGPSGRAEDGGLMRGIRDEPGIPRLRADGTQARAPPEARRHPLRIVVNPPGAGAEEAARPGAAAGGEGGRLSDEGGTPRQEAPLAMRGREAVSAAAEVTSSSASCCLCELGRERGGTKISPQARETGRRAPAAEIADAHADSRAASGETRGDEDAANAEERAPEAARALKLRRICSLNLVFICIAFVLLAGSSVVSSLWSFLLLQLFGLTSLYATQVGGSLAQMLSVPQENRFFAIAASILVVHTCGDIPFPIAVGYVKDWQAPACAQISPEDGASASCRAEESGVRRTIFFTFVPLLLMAAATTAAKLVAQGPGDPRVREPERRGRPTDEDWAPSNGDSEDAGCYRGRLVEV; from the exons atgGCAGACTCTGAGCAGCCGGGGGAGTCCGAGGcgcagctgtctctgcggctcctGGGGCCTTTTGCGCGGCCCCTCGAGTCCAGCCGACTGGTGTTTCCCTCCCGCTGGAGtgcagagagcggcagccaAGATGTCAaaaggagaaagacgcgagGACGCATCGTGTCCCCTTCTGTCGCGTCAGAGAGCGATGAAGAGCCGACGTGTGCTTCCGATCCTTGTGCAGCCTGTTCAGACACACGCGCTCCCGCTTTGCCAAACGCAGGGACGATCTCCCACGGTGCCCGCGTCGTGTGCGGCTCTGTagcttcttctttttcctttcGAAGGCTCCCGTCGCCTGCTCCAGATTCGTCATTGAGCTGTTCATcatcttcgtctgcttcttccccttcctctcctcaCTTTGCTTCGCGGTGCGACTGGTGGCTTGACGGCAGTCGGGCTGCGGGAGAGGgtgcagacgcggccgccgagtcCCTCGCGAAGCAGCGCTTTGCGTTGTCGTTCTCGCCTCCCAGCGGGTCTCGAGAGAGTCTCGACTGGTGCACCTCCTGTGTGACGCGCCCATcatcgtcctccgcgtcgtgcTGTCCCCACCCTCCTGCGTCccccctcgccggcgcgcctctcgccttgtcaccgtctgcgtcgcttgaCTCTCCGCTCTTGTCTCCCGCGTCTCCACGCCAGTCCCCTCCAAGCGCGTCCCCGGCTCTGTGGCGAGATCCGCTGGTGCTGTTCCTCGTGGTTGGGAACTTCTTCATTTACGTCGACCGCGGCGTGATTCCGGGGACTTCGGTGGagctcgcggccttcgtggcctcgacgacgacgacggcgagcccCGACACGCTTCTTGgtctgctgcaggcgtgcTTTGTCGCAGGCCTCTCGCTCGGCTCGCCCTGCTTCGGTCACGCAGTCCACTTTCTGCCGccgttccttcttctcgctgccggcctcggcgtctgggccacggcgcttctcctcgccgcgctcgcgcagcccgcGAACTGCTTCGCACTCCTAGTGGGCGGGCGGCTGctcagcggcgtcggcgaggccgccttcgtcgccatTGCGTTCCCCTTCTTGGCGAGCTACGCCGAGAAGCGGGCgaacgaggaggagcgccccccggcggcgcgcccagTGGAGCcgcacccgccgccgcgcgaggcagccgaaGCCGAGGCAGGCACGCGCGGAGAAATCGCGCGCAAAAAGCGACGCAGGAAGGGCAGTGAAggtcgcgaaggcgaaggcgcatcACTGCTCAAAGGCGCTGTACAGCCGAACGCGCGCGTGGGCACGGGACACTCGActgcggcgtcgtcggcgccatccgcctccacagagtgcgtggcgacggcgctgaACGCGGACTCGGCGCCCCAAAGcccctgcgcacgcgcgcctcctccgcctctgcttcctgcgGCGTCACGGCTTcaaggcgcctctgcgcccgccgtgACTTTGCGTCCCCCGCGCAAGAAGACTTCGCAGGGCGCCGTTCTGGGCGTTTTCCTCTGCATGCtgccgctcggcgtcgcgtcgGGCATCGCCTGGAGCGCCTCGTtgacgcgcctcctcccctccggctgggcggcggcgtacgcctttctctccgtcTTCGGTCTTGTGCTGTCGCTGACTGCCTACGCAGTTCAccgctcgctggcggcggcgcagggcgcggcgcggggcgcGGCCAGGCGCTcgagtctgccgccgcgacgtcgccgcgagcgcgacggcgaacacGCGAGGCtaggcgaaggcgagacgttgagcggcgcgtcgtcgcgacCGAGTCGAGGTCGACACCGCGGGGGGCCGCCAGACTTGCGAGTGGAGGGACGTGACGCGCACCGCCACGCTTCCGCTTCTGATCTCGCGCGCCgtgacgccgaggcgcggtCGTGGTTTTactcggcgtcttccgcgtgccCTAATCGTTTTTCGCCTTCAGCGTCCCGCTCGCCGTgtcctccgtctcctccctcgtcgcccacAGGCGTCGCATCTCAGGCCCccgccgcttcgctgtcggaagagacgcgcgtgctgctgtcgcggccCGCCTtcatctgtctctctctgtcgggcGCCTCCTATGCGGCGGTCGTTCAAGGCTTGGCGACCTTCGCGGCGaatttcctcctcgcgctcggcctCTTCCGCTCCGAGCTGCACGCAGGCCTCACGGCAGGCGTactggcggcctctgctggaCTTACAG GCACCGCTCTGGGCGGCTGGCTGGTGGACTGCTGCAGCGATGTCGACGAGTCTCTCGCGGCAGAGGACGGTCAGGCGCAAGGCGCCggtgccgcgcgagcgctAAGAGGCACAAAccgaagcggcggcgaagaaagcgaggaaggaggcgtAGCTCCATCCTCTGGTCCCTCAGGGCGAGCAGAGGATGGAGGACTGATGCGCGGAATTCGCGACGAGCCAGGTATTCCGCGTCTCAGAGCCGACGGCACGCAAgctcgagctcctcctgaggcgcgccgccatcCTCTGCGGATCGTCGTGAACCCtcccggcgcgggcgcggaagaggcagcgcggccgggcgctgcagcagggggggaaggaggcagactgagcgacgagggaggcacaccgaggcaggaggcgcctctggcgatgcgaggacgcgaagctgtgagcgccgccgcggaggtcaCTTCATCGTCGGCCTCCTGCTGTCTTTGCGAACTCGGTCGCGAGCGTGGAGGAACGAAAATATCGCCGCAAGCGCGGGAGACAGGCCGGCGAGCACCGGCAGCAGAAAtcgccgacgcgcatgcCGACTCCCGGGCGGCGTCGGGGGAGACGcgtggagacgaagacgctgcGAACGCAGAAGAGCGTGCccccgaagccgcgcg GGCTTTAAAGCTTCGACGCATCTGCTCGCTGAACCTCGTCTTCATCTGcatcgccttcgtcctcctcgcaggcagcagcgtAGTC AGCAGCCTTTGGAgctttctgcttctccagcTCTTCGGGCTCACGAGTCTCTACGCCACTCAG GTGGGCGGCAGTCTGGCGCAGATGCTCTCCGTCCCGCAAGAGAATCGTTTCTTCGCGATTGCAGCATCCATCCTCGTCGTGCATACCTGCGG cgACATTCCGTTCCCAATCGCCGTCGGCTACGTCAAAGATTggcaggcgcctgcgtgcgcgcagATCTCTCCAGAG GATGGCGCTAGCGCGTCGTGCAGGGCGGAAGAGTCTGGCGTTAGGCGAACGATTTTTTTCACGTTtgttcctctccttctcatggccgcggcgacgacggcggcgaagctcgTCGCGCAGGGGCCTGGAGacccgcgcgtccgcgagccagagcggagaggaagaccgACAGACGAAGACTGGGCCCCTTCGAATGGAGACTCTGAGGATGCAGGCTGCTACAGAGGACGACTCGTCGAGGTCTAA